One region of Silene latifolia isolate original U9 population unplaced genomic scaffold, ASM4854445v1 scaffold_57, whole genome shotgun sequence genomic DNA includes:
- the LOC141639800 gene encoding uncharacterized protein LOC141639800 yields the protein MEQPTQKTIAEIQEGDFNVFMKVRVIRKWKKQEWNNHGKGIFHKVEFLMVDEENNVVQGSITKSLIKKYDGRIQEGKTYKIGRFQTVHVIGGVEDYNAVFVHNNTKRMALDLANQDDTQLSFWMWGPYTKDGEHIATNLCHKSEKPVIVMQCVERIVTKGGHIHLSIVDDVSKIYVNPEIPEAHYIKTRLSARPGRSKGVVESKNKTILDESCKTLHEIMCTELVGKYVTVAYLNEIDDTYGWYRNICQKFTSPVGKRHGKWYCSDENCIAHEEGSENRATRFKVRFIISDDNGAKANLIMYDKQIKKKVAKTPLECLDKLHQVGNVRGVPQELTSMLRKKYVLKLVVDKRYNLELSSRCYTVVDYSDELRHIEAWTEQYKMIQEMSAAESEIPDSMGSLLEKIQYENQVLAASNAEDDSAVKGIQNDESVEKILTLNMTQESVVTSETQSDYLLKQMQDAENETGNNIESLTPSSKRLLFKTYKDGDVQDEASAKKGKSA from the exons ATGGAACAACCGACACAAAAAACGATTGCTGAAATTCAAGAAGGAGACTTTAATGTATTCATGAAAGTAAGGGTGATAAGGAAATGGAAAAAACAGGAATGGAACAATCATGGAAAAGGGATTTTTCATAAAGTTGAATTCCTAATGGTTGATGAAGAAAACAATGTTGTTCAAGGATCAATCACAAAATCATTGATCAAGAAATACGATGGCAGAATTCAAGAAGGAAAGACGTACAAAATAGGGAGATTTCAAACAGTCC ATGTCATAGGAGGAGTAGAGGACTACAATGCTGTCTTTGTACACAACAACACCAAAAGAATGGCACTGGATTTGGCAAACCAAGA CGATACTCAATTATCATTTTGGATGTGGGGACCATACACTAAAGACGGTGAACATATAGCAACAAATCTTTGCCACAAGTCGGAGAAACCAGTTATTGTTATGCAATGCGTGGAAAGGATAGTCACAAAAG GAGGACACATACATCTATCAATTGTAGACGATGTGAGCAAGATTTATGTTAATCCGGAAATACCCGAGGCACATTATATTAAGACAAG ATTATCAGCAAGGCCAGGTAGAAGTAAAGGAGTTGTTGAAAGCAAGAACAAGACAATATTGGATGAAAGTTGCAAAACACTACACGAAATCATGTGTACTGAATTG GTTGGCAAATATGTGACAGTAGCATACTTGAATGAAATAGACGACACTTATGGATGGTACCGTAATATATGCCAAAAGTTTACAAGTCCAGTTGGGAAGAGACATGGCAAATGGTACTGCTCAGACGAAAATTGTATAGCACATGAAGAGGGCAGCGAAAATAGAGCAACAAG ATTTAAGGTGAGATTTATAATTAGCGATGATAATGGAGCGAAAGCAAATTTAATCATGTATGATAAACAAATCAAAAAAAAGGTTGCAAAGACTCCTTTGGAATGTTTAGACAAACTACACCAG GTAGGAAATGTCCGAGGAGTGCCACAAGAACTAACTTCAATGTTACGAAAGAAGTACGTACTCAAGTTAGTAGTTGACAAAAGGTATAATCTGGAATTAAGCTCAAGGTGCTACACGGTTGTGGACTACAGTGATGAGTTGAGACATATAGAAGCATGGACTGAACAATACAAAATGATACAG GAAATGAGTGCTGCCGAAAGTGAAATACCAGACTCAATGGGCAGTCTTTTG GAGAAAATTCAATACGAGAATCAAGTCTTAGCGGCCAGCAATGCAGAG GATGATAGTGCTGTCAAGGGAATACAGAACGATGAATCTGTGGAAAAGATTTTAACATTAAATATGACACAG GAAAGTGTTGTCACAAGTGAGACACAATCAGATTATTTGCTG AAACAAATGCAGGATGCAGAAAATGAAACTGGAAATAACATTGAGTCGTTGACACCGTCAAGCAAGAGGTTATTATTTAAGACATACAAGGACGGAGATGTGCAAGACGAAGCATCAGCAAAAAAAGGGAAATCAGCTTAG